ACGTATAATAAAACAATCAGTTGCCAGAATGATATCGCTGCCAGGTTTCACCACTCCAGTAAGGGAGGATGTATGTTAAAGACGTTGTCCGTAGAGAACTTCACCTTATTTCAGAAAACAGATCCTCTGCAGTTCTCATCCGGACTGAACGTTATTGTCGGAGAAAATGGCAGCGGCAAAACGCACTTACTCAAACTGCTTTACAGCCTGATTGCAACCAGTAATGAGTCTGCACGTCAGGCCATCACGCTGCTTCCCACCAAACTGCATCTGCAAAAAGCCTATGGCGAAAAGCTGATGGGCGTATTTAAACCGGATGCCGTTGGCAGGCTGGCCAGCCGTAAGCAGGGTCTCGCACGATGCGAGATCAAGGTGACCTTCAGCGAGCCTAAGCTTGATGTTGGCATCAGCATTGGAACCCGAGCCCAGACGGACGTTCAGATTGAACACCTGCCTGCGATGTGGGACACGAAAACAGCACTGTTTATTCCTACCCGTGAGTTATTGACTCTCTCTCCCGGACTGGCTGCATTATATGAACAACGTCATGTCCAGTTTGAAGAGACATGGCGCGATACCTGCCGGCATCTGGAGATATCGGCCCTGAAGGGGCGTCGTTCCAAAGCGCTTGCCAGCCTGATTAAGCCGCTTGAAATTGCCATGGGAGGAACCGTGGTGGTAGAGAGAAATGGTCAGTTCTATCTTAATGTGACGGATGGCGGAAAGATGGAGATGTACCTTGTCGCTGAAGGTCTGC
This portion of the Erwinia sp. E602 genome encodes:
- a CDS encoding ATP/GTP-binding protein → MLKTLSVENFTLFQKTDPLQFSSGLNVIVGENGSGKTHLLKLLYSLIATSNESARQAITLLPTKLHLQKAYGEKLMGVFKPDAVGRLASRKQGLARCEIKVTFSEPKLDVGISIGTRAQTDVQIEHLPAMWDTKTALFIPTRELLTLSPGLAALYEQRHVQFEETWRDTCRHLEISALKGRRSKALASLIKPLEIAMGGTVVVERNGQFYLNVTDGGKMEMYLVAEGLRKLAMLAHLIANGTLQQQGYLFWDEPESNLNPRLIRLVAFVIHALAANGIQVFIASHSYFLMKELEILEKLAQRKPEGHENAEIAGDSPDTPEKTPSRYFALVKEGSVVNRIETAERFSELENLVMLDEELAQYDRDMEAGNA